TTATGGgacatccagggatccctggaaagatctgatagtagcaactagcataaaggcaagggaaatcctagcttgggagaaaatctaagtgattagacgttccatggggacctccttatagctttgcttgttgaaaaccacatcagtatgcctgtttttgttttccttgtttttcttgtaagcttgcttaatatagaagtcccacaagttcagggcacaaggggaacagctgggccagcaggctgcttgtggcatttccccctgtcacatggtgtggtggggtaatcaggttatcaatcacatgacctagatcgcaccagcagtgccatcttgggggggggggtgccgcccgcaaagtgacaccacttcctgtttcccccccacaagtggtggccattttggggaagttacatcacttcctgtttccagcagggctccctcgcaagtggtggccatcttgcggaagtgacatcaccggaagtgacatcatatcctgtttctggcggcgtgcacacacataggggggcccacataaatcttgggccccgggcccccaaagccctagctacgcccctgattCAGCCTTGGACCTGGAACCAGTTCCACGCAAAGAAGACtcataaattacaagttaaaccATCACATTATGATAGATAACCTAGCATATCTTGCCAGCAACTCTTCAATGgaactcaaggtggtttacataTGATTATATCCACCCATTTTATATCCACTTTGAGGTGGGCTACGCTGAGACTTAGCAAATGTCCTAAGGTCATACAGTGAACTTCATGTCTGAGTAGGCATCTGAACCCTCATCCTAAATTGACATTCCAAGTTTTACTCTTACAAAATACCAATCcaccagaaaaagaaaagaatggtTTTAGTCTGATTAAGAACCACTCCACTCCACCCTGCTGGCTGAATAGGAGACAGAAGAGAGTCTATGTACCTCAGTCTCCACAGAGCTAGTTCAACAAGGTAAAATAATCATGGATTAGCAACATCTGTGCTAAATTGCAGTATTGTGGATGCCTAGAATTATTAAAGAACACTTTAATCTCTATCTTGTTTATATTATATATACCATGCATATCTCTCTAATTCCCAGCCTCCATTTTGAAGTAAACCAGATGCATATCTTCAGCCACTTtgaccccctccccagctccactCTTATAATCAGCCCAAGTAACATTAGTCAAATCAAGTTGAGGTGATTGGTGATGATAGCTTAGAGTGGAACATAGCCATTCAAGCATGGTACTGTTTAACTGGGGTTCCCAACCCACAGTTTTAACAGAGCGGCCTTCATCTCTTTATTCCTGAATGTGTAGATGACATCCACGGAGTCCTGAGATGCTGGCCTCAAGTAATGGAAAACGACCAGGACATAATAGATAACGACCACAGTGATGTGGGCTGAGCACGTGGAGAAGGCCCGGTGACGCCCTTCACTGCTGCTGATCCTCAAAATGGCGGAGACAAAGAACTAAtccaccaaaaaagaaaagagtggATTTAGTCTGCAGAAAAACCACTCCATTCCACCACGCTGGATGAACAGGAGATGGATGAGAGTCTAGGGgtagtttcacacaggagatttgccccgacctagccctacctcccattcggattaaaagtgcacaatcacaccagcacatctgccctctgagccgcACCCATATGCACcccgtctccagatgcctcctatccgcATCAAGAAGCTGCCTGGATTTTCCCCTCAACCCTCCCCCTGAATCAGATGTAGAATGcataatcggctgctgtctgaatgccctggagCGACTCATAAGccgaagagctgtgtgatcatgtCAAGTCATTTCCGGCAaggttgggattttttttcccctcacccCTCTCTGAGGTGCTCTTGTCCGCTTCTCTGATTGAAGTGGACATGTGCACCTCAGGGGCCCTTTTTAGAAAAAATGACCCTTTCTGCAGTGGTCCGTGGTTGAGCTGGGCTAGCAGTGCAAATGGGCAACCACAGACAGCTGCTGGGATCCTGTCACTGAAACTGAAGTGGATTTTTTCAGAACAGGATAAAATCATGTTAGTTTCACAGCGTGAAACCAGCCTAGGTACCTCAGGCTCCACAGAGCCAGTTCAACAAGGTTAAATAACCATGGGCTGGCAACATTTGAGTTAAACTCTGAAATTGCTTTTGCCTTAAAATACGTAAAACAAAAACACTTTAATCTcgactttgtttttgttttgtttttatgccATGCATATCTCTCTAATTCACAGCCTCCATTTTGTAGTGAACCAGATGCAAATCTACAGCCACTGTGACCCCTTCCCCAGCTCCACTCTGATATTCCGCCCAACCAACATTTGGTGAGACCAAACTGAGTTGATTAATGATGACAGCTTAGGGCAGAACACAGCAATATAAGCATGCTGTGGTTTACTTGGGATTCCCAACCCACAGTTTTGACAGAGTGGCCTTCATCTCTTTATTCCTGAATGTGTAGATGACAGGATTCAGAAATGGGGTTACTGTGGTGTAGAACACGCTCAACACAGCATCCATGTAGTCCTGAGATGCTGGCCTCAGGTAACAGAAAACAATGGGGACATAATAGATTACTACCACAGTGATGTGGGCTGAGCATGTGGAGAAGGCCCGGCGATGCCCTTCACTGCTGCTGATCCTCAAAATGGCAGAGACAATATAGACATAGGAGGGGAGGATAAGGATGAAGCAGGTTACAGCCACCAAGCTGACATCCACAAAGATCACTATCTCATTGAGAGTTGTGTCCATACAAGGCAGCTTCAGCAGGGCAGGGATGTCACAAAAGATGTAGTCGATCTGGTTGTTCCATCCATAGGGCAATTGAAAGGTGAGGGTCGTCTTTAACACTGAGTTCACGCAGCCTCCGATGATGGAACCCAAACAGAGAGTGAGGCAGGCTCTCCAATGCATGATGTGGCTGTAGTGGGGGGCCTTGCAGATCGCAATGAAGTGGTCGCAAGACATAATGGTGTAAAGGAGACATTCAGCACATCCGATGGAATTCAGAGAGAATACTTGACATATACATTCTCCAAAAGAGATGATTTTCCCACCAGGGAATAAACCTGCAATCAATCTGGGGAACAGAACAGAGGAAAAACCCATATCCAGGAAGGACAACTGACAGAGGAACCAGTACATGGGCTTGTGCAACTGAACATCAGATGCCACCACCCAGACAATCAGGGAATTTCACAGAGAGTCAGAATGTACATGATCAAGAAGAAGAGTAACAGTAGCACCTTCAGTTCTTTGGGGAATGAGAAGCCTGAGATGATGAACACAGCCGGTGCTTTTTGATTTGGACACTCCGTTAGCAGAACATTTACATCAGGGTTGCTGAAACAGGTTCAGgaagagtcccccctccccttttccacaGCAAGTGCAAGATTACAGTTCCTGTCCCAACATCAATTCACATAACAGAAGACTATCCACTCATGGGTATCTGAGTGGTCTTATTTGCAAAGGAAAGCTTTGATAGACCGAAGACCTCAAGGACTTAACAGCAAATTTATTTATAAGTTGCTAGAATTCAATATGTTTGTGAAAGTTGGAGAGACACACTGAGTTTAAAGTAAGTGGATCAGTACTAAATGTACTGATAACAAACAAATCATTGGATTGATTCTTTAAAAACACTGCCCTCCCATAAGAGATCAAAGTCCTCCCATAATCTGGAATTGATCTTGGAATACAGAGTCAGACACACCACTAGATCCTTCCCAACTAAAGGAATGGTCTCCCCCTTTATGTAGGTACAAAGAGAACTTAAAAGCTACTACAGTTTATGTAGTGTATCGCCATGGCGAGACAACGTAACAACGCAAGTACACTCAACCAAGCCAGACgcgcccatgcgcagaggcgactgggctgtccccagGCGCCCCAACACAGGGCGCGTAAACCCCGCCAATCACCaactgcggcgggaagtttaacaggccaggattgggctggcctgtctAGAAGGTTGTACCGGGAGTTGtacataagtgggacccggcccgcgtgttccctctcttgcaacgtgctccgaataaagaaggttgcccgactcgcgtctcctgtttgagtacgttacagtggcgacgaggatgggatcctagcctcatcggctacatcggagaccaagggcaccattCGCCGCCGCAGCCACGATGGCTAACCAGGGTGGAAGCACCGGCCACGTCGAGCagttcaaccccgcgaatccagaggcctgggagtcctacctggaacgggtcgaatgctacctgagggccaacaaggtcacggaAGACAGCATGAAAAGGgacgtcctcctgagcgtctgcggggcggccaccttcgagatcgcgaAGGGTCTTTCGGCCCCCGCTCGCCTCAaggagaagtccttcgcggaagtcagcagactcctcaccggccacttcttgccccaaccatcgcgggtggcccgccggttcctgttccacagaagggaccaggcggcgggagaatcggccgccgactacctggcggccctccgcaggatcgccgggaactgcacgCTTCACGTGGGGGCTCTGcaacgagaggctccaacagaagctcttcgccaaggaagagctcaccctacagagCGCTTTCAGCGAGGCCGTGGCGTTCAAGAGGACCTCGaagaccttccccaaggcccggtcGGACGCCGTGCACCACGAGGATCTGGACCAGGACCGCCAAGAAgagggagaagcccaccagctgcgccggccAGCCGGCCGGCCCAACTGAGCTGcacagcgcccccgagcggccgaacgtCCTCCAGCGGCAGAGAGGCAGCCTGCCCCCAAGTGCGCCAGttgtggcgacccccacgacaggagggactgccagtaccggacctgggactgccgtaGTTGCGGGAAGACCGGAcacatcgcgagggcctgccggGCCAGAGCCGGCCGCCGGAAGCCCACTACCCACCAAGAGTCGGCGGAGTACCAATCCACCGCCTCCAcctcccttcaggtactgaacttgcccccatGCGTTcccaacaaaatcaaaatggtgGTCCTaatcgagggagccccatgccaaatggaggtggactcgggttcgtCCATCTCGATTATATCGGAAGAGACCCTGAGATACCTGTGCCCCGGGCGGTGGTTCCAGACAAGACCGGCGGACTTTGTTttgagggacttccagaagaacccggtccagaccgcggggtgggcccgggtgcatgtagagcgggggtccttcagggGGAAGTTGGACAttttggtggtcaagcgccagctaacCACCTTGTTGGGtttggcgtggttcaaacccctgggaatacggctggaaggggtggggcaaatcctatcCACCAGCGGGGTTGGGGACGCATGCCGCGAGTTCCCCGACGTGTTCGATGGATCCCTGGgtagctacaaggggccggccatttcCCTACCGCTGGACCCCACAGTCCGACCGATTaggctcaaggccaggcgggttccattcgcgctcaagccaaAGATAGAGGCCGAACTGGACCGCCTTATGGCTCAAGGGGTACTGGAACCCGTAGAATATGCCACgtgggaaaccccaatagtcaCGCCGGTTAAGCCCAACGGAGAGGTGCGGATCTGCGCTGATTATAAGTGCACCATAAATAGGGCACTTCAAGATAATCCGTACCCGGTACCGGTAATAAGCCACGTTCTGGGAGCCCTAGCCGGGtcaaagatcttcgggaagctggacctggcacaggcctaccagcagcttccggtaGATGATAAAAcagcagaggcccaaaccattgtcaCACACCGGGGGGtcttcagggtgcggaggctacagtttggggtgagcgtggctccggggatcttccaaagcataatggatgctctccttaaaggaatccccAGAGTCCAACCGTTTTTTGACGATGTTCTGATCGCCGCTCCCGACCCGGAGGAATTCAACAACCGCCTCCAagaagtgctccgccggttccagtcagcggggctcaaagtcaagcgggaaaagtgcttaCTGGGCGTTCCGTGAGTGGAGTTCCTAGGGTTCGCGgtagacgcagcaggaatccacccgacggaggagaaaacacgagccattgtacaagccccggcccccacgtgcaaagcggaactccaaagtttcttggggttattaaatttttatcactcgttcctcccccacaaggcagccttgGCGGAACGCCTCCAcaggctgctggacaaacacGCCCCTTGGGTATGGGGCAAACGCCATGCCGCCGCGTTCCAGGTGGTTAAAGACACGTTGGtctctaatgcggtgctccaccactttgacgagaacctcccggtcatcctggcttgcgacgcatcgccatatggggtgggcgcagtcctggggcaccaactcccggatgggagggaggtgccggtggCCTATTACTCCCGCACACTATCACCGGCTGAGCGCAATTACGCTCAAATTGATAAAGAGGCTCTGGCCATCGTtgcgggggtgcataagtttaatGATTACTTATACGGGCGCAAGTTCACAAtagccaccgaccacaagccgctcttgggtctgcttgCCCCGGACCGTCAAACCCCTCAAATACTGTCCCAGCGCGTACTGCGGTGGAACCAATTTCTAAATTCATACATGTACACGTTGGTCCACCgagcaggcaaggccatgggccacgcagacgcgctcagccgcttgccacAACCAGACATGGGCCCAGATTCTGCCCCCGCACACCACGTCATGTCGATCGAGTCACTCCCGGAACAGCCCCTCCACgctgcggaggtcgccaaggccaccggGAAAAACAAGACACTGGctagggttctcgactgggtggtgagggggtggccagaagggaacatgggggaagaatttagACCCTATAAATcgaggagggaggaactagcagcccacaaagggtgcatattatggggaagcagggtggtggttccgccCCCACTACAGAAGCGAGTCCTGGAGtccctccacgagacccaccccggcatagtcaggatgaaggccttagccaggagctacgtctggtggccggggatggacgaggagatcgagaactgggtccggaggtgccaggtgtgccaggagtcgcggcccgaacctcccagcgcccccACCACTCGGTGGGAATCtaccaggaaaccatggtccaggctccacctcgacttcgcggggcccttccagggacagaccttcctgatcatggtggacgcatacaccaaatggctggaggtctgtCCCGTGGCATCCACGTCATCAGCAGCAgcaatccgagcgctgcgcagggcactgtgcacccacggcatcccggacactattgtctcggataacggggccgccttcacctctggggaattccaggcgttcctccagaggtacctgatcagGCACGTAAGGTCAGCCCCGTTCCATCCAGCCACTAACGGGCAGGCAGAGCGCATGGTACGCACCActaaggaagccctgggccaATCGTACAAGGCGACTGGGAACACagactagccgccttcctgttcgACAACAGAGTAATccccaacccagtcacgggggttagcccggccgaactcctcatggggcggAAGCTTATAACTCGActagacaggctacaccccgaccgagcgTCAGacatccgcgggtccccagaggtcagggacgcagccagggggttctttgcaGGCGATCCAGTATACGCCCGTAACTACGCCAGGGGGCCTGAGTGGGTGGCGGGCCGGGTGCTGAGGGTaacagggtcccgccactacgaggtatccacagaggggagccaggtattacggcggcacatcgatCAACTGCGCCGCCGCACGCTCCCAGAAGGGCCTACCGAAGCGGAGGGGGCAAGACCCGGAGGAGAGCCAGCCGGGCCCCAACCAGAGGACTCCGCATCCGCACCGATCCTACCGACTGGCGAGACCCCTGGGCCAGCAGAGCCCGAATGATCAGCAGAGCCGGATCAACAGCCCGCTGCCGCACCGCTTCCCGCAGAAGCCCCCGTCGCAGAAGACGTGCCTGCACCTCAAGCCGCCCCAAGACGATCTACCAGGGAacgccggcctcccgcctacctaagggactatgtacaataactagggggggaggagtgtagtgtatcgccatGGCGAGACAACATAACAACGCAAGTACACTCAACCAAGCCAGACgcgcccatgcgcagaggcgactgggctgtccccagGCGCCCCAACACAGGGCGCATAAACCCCGCCAATCACCAACTgcagcgggaagtttaacaggccaggattgggctggcctgtctAGAAGGTTGTACcgggagttgtacataagcgggacccggcccgcgtgttccctctcttgcaacgtgctccgaataaagaaggttgcccgactcgcgtctcCTGTTTGAGTATGTTACAGTTTACTTGTTACTTTCTGGCTACCTATCATTTCAGTTTGTTTCACTCCTAAACTTACAAAGGTTATAGTGATGGAATGTCTGGCTCAGTGATGTAAGTCAAGCTTCTACAAATGCATCAACCTCAGCATCCTGAGGATAGAGGATGATGGAGGAGCCAAAATTTCCTTCCCCAAAAGTGTCTATGATTGTGGGTTGAAGTTCAAACAATGAAGAGTCTTGTGGCTTCCAAAAACACGTCCATACCATGGCATGTAAACCAGAACCTACATGACGAAAGTCTTTCCCATCTCTTCTTATTTGATTCTCCTACTGCTT
The sequence above is a segment of the Heteronotia binoei isolate CCM8104 ecotype False Entrance Well chromosome 15, APGP_CSIRO_Hbin_v1, whole genome shotgun sequence genome. Coding sequences within it:
- the LOC132583053 gene encoding LOW QUALITY PROTEIN: olfactory receptor 10G6-like (The sequence of the model RefSeq protein was modified relative to this genomic sequence to represent the inferred CDS: inserted 1 base in 1 codon) translates to MAFAPYPRGVFVQQPVEAFRQGCLGSQNVAYYRYRVRIILKCPIYGALIISADPHLSVGLNRRDYWGFPRGIFYGFQYPLSHKAVQFGLYLWLEREWNPPGLEPNRSDCGVQRSSWCTASDRALGKVFEVLLNATASLKALCRCPNQKAPAVFIISGFSFPKELKVLLLLFFLIMYILTLCXNSLIVWVVASDVQLHKPMYWFLCQLSFLDMGFSSVLFPRLIAGLFPGGKIISFGECICQVFSLNSIGCAECLLYTIMSCDHFIAICKAPHYSHIMHWRACLTLCLGSIIGGCVNSVLKTTLTFQLPYGWNNQIDYIFCDIPALLKLPCMDTTLNEIVIFVDVSLVAVTCFILILPSYVYIVSAILRISSSEGHRRAFSTCSAHITVVVIYYVPIVFCYLRPASQDYMDAVLSVFYTTVTPFLNPVIYTFRNKEMKATLSKLWVGNPKISSSEGRHRAFSTCSAHITVVVIYYVLVVFHYLRPASQDSVDVIYTFRNKEMKAALLKLWVGNPS